The nucleotide window GTCGGTGAAGTAGGGAGCACTGTACCGAACGTCGCCCGTGCGCAGGGGGTCGTACGGAAGGGCGGAAAGGAGCAGGTCAACCTCCCCGCACGATAGGGCTTCGTACAGGCCGTCGAAGGCGATGTTGGCGATGTCCAGGTTCAGGTCCATCTCCCGCGCCAGCAGCCGCGCCAGGTCCACATCCAGTCCCTCCAGCTCGCCGACGGCATTGACGACCTCGAAAGGGGGGAAGGAGGCATCCATCCCTACGCGCAGAGTCCCCCTCTGCCTCACTAGATCCAGCGAGTGATCCCGGCTACGGTCGGAGACGGCCATCCCCAACACGAGCACGAGCAAGATCGGGATCAGTACGAGGGCCCATCGGCGCATGGACGGATTATAGCCGGAGGCGACGGCCTTGGCTATCGGCACTGGTGGGCGTATAGACGCACGGCATCGTACACCGGCCGGGGCTGGAAGCCGGGGGTCACGAAGGCGAAGTAGTCCTGGTAGGAATGCTGGAGCCAGGGGAAGCGGAAGGCCCACGTGGCGACCATGGGGCACCAGGACCAGCGATGACGGGCGAACTCATAGGCCCGCACAGTGTAGTCCAGGCGGAGAGCCGGACTCACTGCTCTCGTCCATCTGGGATGGTCGTTCCACCCCGCTTCGGTGACGTACGCCGGCATCCCCGTGTAGCCCAGTCGGCCCAGGGCTGCGCGCAGGAGCTCGGCGCGGCGGAAGTTGACCCGGCCCGGCTCCGGATCGTCTTCCGGTGGGGAGGCCCAGCCGTAGGCATGCACCGCCAGCGCATCCATGCTCTGGCAGGCGCCGACGGCGCAGGCCCTCTCCAGGAAAGTGAGGTCATCCATGGCCTGGGGGTCGTCCAGCGGCGCCGGGACGGGCGCCAAGGCGCCGCCGAGGACCACCGTCTCGGGCGCCTCGGCCTTGATGGCTCCGTAGCAAAGGTGCAGTAGCTCAGCATAGCCCGCGGGATCGGGAGGCCGGAAACCCCACTCTAGGGCCAGGTTAGGCTCGTTCCAGACGATAACGTGAGCCACCTCCTCCCGGTAGCGCTGAGCGAACCGGGAGCAGAAACGGGCGAAGTCGTCATAGTGGTCGGGATCGAGGTAAGAGGAAGCGGAACCGGTCGGGCGGGCCCACTGGGGGACGTACCCCAGGCGGGCCACCAGCTTGAGCCCCTGGCGGGCGGCGTGCTTCACCGTGAGGTCGGCGTGAGCCCAGGAGAACCGCCCCGGCTGTGGCTCTACGTAGGCCCAGGGGAAGTACTCCACTACCCAGTGGGCCCCCATCTCGCGCACCATCTCCAGGGTGCGCTTGATCTTCCACTCCTCCACCTCGTCGGTGAGCCGAGTGTGGACGCCCAGAATGGGGTTGCAGCCGCGAACCGCCTGCTGCGGACCCAGGGACACCAATGGCTCTGGGTGCACTCCGGCAGCCAGCCCCACGATGGCGGTGGCCAGGCCCCGTAGCACCTGCCGCCGGGAGGGGGAGAAGATGGGGACTCGCGAGGCCGCCGGTGCCAGCCAGAGGCGAGGCGACGCGAGGTCGCTCAAGACAGGGATGGCAGCCCGGCCAGGAAGTCCCGCGCTTCCCTCAGCCTGGCGAAGCGGGAGTCTCCGGTGGCGAAGAACGAGACACCCTCAGGTGCTGCGGTGAGAGCGGCGGCGGTGGCGGCGGCCACCTCGGGATCGTCCAGCCACAGGATGGGGACCAGCTCGGCCCGGCCACTGAGGCGGGCTCTAGCGCGTCCCGCCTCGATACTCACCGCATCGAGAGTCAGGCCTTGGTCTAGAGGAGCACCGGGTCGGCTGGCAGCCTCTAGGCCCAGGAATCGCAAAACCGCCTGATCCCGGTCCGCCGGCGGCGCGGCCGCCAACAGCGTGCCTAATCCAGTGACCTCGGATGCGAGACAGGCAGGCCCTTGGCCCAGTCGGTATATCATGGGCGCTAGGACATCGAGGCTGGTCCCCAGCCGGGCGTAGTCCTGTCCCACCAGGGGAGCGAGTGAAGGGGTGAAGACGTAGGCTCCCAAACGCATCTCCGGGGCGGTCGCCCGGAGCACGGCCCGCACCTCGGTCACTGCCTCGCTGATGACATCGGCGCGGAACTGCAGCCACTGCCCAACCTCCTCGCTCGCATCCAGGAACGCCAGGAGGTCGACGGGGGCTCGTAAGCCGGGAAGGGACCGGCGCAGGGCGTCTGCGGTCAGGCTGGCGAGACGATCGCGGAGCCGCCGCAATCCCTCGGCCAGCCGATCCAGCGACAGACCCTTGTCGGAGGCTAGGGCGGCACACCAGCGACAGGTGCAGGTGAGGAAGGTCTCTGCTCCCTCGAAGGGCGAAGCGAAGCGAATGCCGTCCAGGAGGAGCCCGGCAGCCCCCCAGCCGGCCATGTCCCGGACCCGGTCCAGCAGGCGCTGGCGGAGGACGGGGTGACTGGGGCAACCGGACGAGAACCAGGTACGTTGCCTGCCCTCGAGGGATTGGCAGAGAAGGTGGGCCTCGTTCTCGGCGACGGTGAAGGCCCCCAGGCACAGCCAGGGCTCCAGCCCCTGGTCCCTGACGGCCGCTACCTCATCAGGAGAGCCCGCCGAGACTAGGTGCTGCACGCCCAGTTGGGCAGCAGCACTACGCGAAAGGGCGCTGTCCTGGTGAAGCTGACCGTGCAGCCACAGCGCGGGGCTGCCAGCGCTCATGGTCAACGGACGATCTCCTCCGCACCGGCCCAGACGGGGCTGACGGCGCTGAGATAGGCGTCAATGTCGGCGGCGGCTCGTTTCCCGGCGCCCATAGCTGAAATGACGGTAGCCGACCCGGTGGTCACGTCTCCCCCCGCCCAGACGCGTTCCCGGGTGGTGCGTCCGGTGGTGGGGTCGGCCTCCACCGTGCCGCGACGGGAGCGCTCAAGGCCGGCTGCCTCAGAGAAGACGAGCGGGTTGGGGCGGGTACCCAGAGCCATGATCACCATGTCCACTTCCATGTCAAACTCGGTGCCTTCCAGCGGGTAGCAGACCCGCCGGCCGTCGGGCCCCGGCTCGCCCAGCTGCATGCGCACGTTTCGCATGCCGGTGACCTTCTGCTTCTCATCGCCGTGGATCATGATCGGGGTGGCCAGGAAGTCGAACGCTATGCCCTCGGCGCGGGCATGATGGACCTCCTCAGCCCGGGCGGGCATCTCCTGGGCGGATCGGCGATACACGATGCGGACGTCGTCGGCCCCGAGGCGGAGAGCAGTCCTGGCGGCGTCCAGAGCCACGTTGCCAGCACCGATCACGGCCACCCGTCTGCCCACGTAGACGGGTGTGTCGTACTCGGGGAAGAGGTAGGCCTTCATGAGATTGACGCGGGTGAGGAACTCGTTGGCCGAGAAGA belongs to Anaerolineae bacterium and includes:
- a CDS encoding amino acid ABC transporter substrate-binding protein: MPIAKAVASGYNPSMRRWALVLIPILLVLVLGMAVSDRSRDHSLDLVRQRGTLRVGMDASFPPFEVVNAVGELEGLDVDLARLLAREMDLNLDIANIAFDGLYEALSCGEVDLLLSALPYDPLRTGDVRYSAPYFTDGLQWLYRVDSWAADPDAFEGEVLAEAGSEAARLARQNWPRARVTEVLSEQDVVLQLTEGAEAGIVTRVSACSFGLPHDGIAFGPLISEVPYSVVARAGDTAVAEAVADALDEVMASDDYRAAVVYWLGEGCWREPR